The following coding sequences are from one Carcharodon carcharias isolate sCarCar2 chromosome 13, sCarCar2.pri, whole genome shotgun sequence window:
- the LOC121286022 gene encoding histone H2A-like → MSRRGKTGGKGQAKAKTCSSSACLQFPIGHIHLLLQKGHYAKRVGAGAPIYLAVVLEYLTAKILKLGSIVAWDKKARIIPHHLQFAIRNDEELNKLLGGVTIGQGGVLPNLQAVLLPKKTNHPSKGYA, encoded by the coding sequence ATGTCTCGTCGCGGTAAAACTGGAGGCAAAGGACAGGCCAAGGCCAAGACTTGCTCCTCCAGTGCCTGTCTCCAGTTCCCCATTGGCCATATCCACCTACTGCTGCAAAAGGGTCACTATGCCAAGCGTGTTGGGGCTGGAGCCCCCATCTATCTGGCTGTTGTCCTTGAGTATCTGACAGCCAAGATCCTCAAGCTGGGCAGCATTGTGGCCTGGGACAAGAAGGCTCGTATCATTCCTCACCACCTGCAATTTGCCATCCGCAATGATgaggagctcaacaagctgctgggagggGTCACCATAGGCCAGGGTGGGGTCCTGCCCAACCTTCAGGCTGTGCTGTTGCCAAAGAAAACCAACCACCCCAGCAAGGGTTATGCCTGA